From the Companilactobacillus ginsenosidimutans genome, the window TACTTGTTTACTGAATTCTAATTTGAATAACGAGACTAAGACTGCAAGTTATGTTCAAGCAGCCAAGGATCGTGGAATTAAAATTGAGAATGTAGATATAAATAAAAGTGGTTATGATTTTCAAGTTTCTGGTGATTCAATCAGATTTGGCTTTCTCAGTATCAAGGGGATGCGAAGAGATTTTTCTCAAGGAATTCTAAACGAGAGAGCTCAACACGGTCAATTTTCAAGCACATTAAATTTTTTGCAGCGAGTAGATGTTAGATTTGTCAAAGATGATTACATCGAGCCACTAGTCTTAACTGGTGCGTTTGATGGATTCAATCGTAACCGTAAAGAGATGTTGTACGACATTCGGGATTTAGTTGAAAGCATTCAGTTGGCAGGTAATAATATTTCGTTGTTTGATGCACTAGAACCAAAGAAACATCAAATGGACGATTACACGCTAACAGAAAAATTAAATCAAGAAAAAGAATTTTTGGGAATTTATGTTTCTGGACACCCAGTTGAGAAGTATCGACAAAAATTGCTTAACACTGATACAGTAAAAATTAGCCATTTAGGCAACTTTAAAGGTAGGAATGTCTACATTATTGGATTAGTCAAAAGTATGCGTGTAATCAGAACTAAGAAGGGTCAGCGAATGGCTTTTGCAACAGTTGAGGATGAAACCGGCTCAATTTCTGTGACAATTTTCCCGAGGATGTATCAAAAAATCGAGAATGATCCTATCGAAGGCCAAATAATGGTAATAATCGGTAATCCGAATGATGGACGCAGGGGTGATTTGGAGTTTATAGCAGATCAAATTAAAAATCCAAGTCAATATATGGTTACGTTACCTAAGATTGTATTGTATCTTCGAGTACCGAAATACTTGGATGATTCGAATAAATTGACACAATTGTATGATTTGATTGAAACGTCACCAGGAAAGACTCCGGTAATCGTTTATCGGGAGACAGAAAAACAAGCAGTTTTATTAAAATCTAATCGATGGATTAATTTTAGTGACGATATTAAGTTGAAATTGACTACTTTTTTGGGAGAAAAGAACGTTTTCCTAAAAAAAGGTGACTAATTTCTGATTAAAACGTTTTCAGCTCTACAAAGAATGTGAAAAAAATGTTATATTTTATTAGGTTTTGTTTTAGAAACAAATAAATTTGGAGTGTGAATAAATGAAGCGTATTGGTATATTGACCAGTGGTGGAGATGCCCCTGGTATGAACGCTGCTATTAGAGCAGTCACACGTCGAGCCCTAGACAAGGGTCTTGAAGTGTTTGGTATCAATTATGGATATGCTGGATTAGTTGCTGGTGATATCTTCCCATTAACTGCATCTGATGTATCTGACCGTATTCAACGTGGTGGAACTTTCTTGTATTCTGCAAGATATCCCGAGTTTGCCCAAGAAGAAGGCCAATTAAAAGGTATCGAACAACTTAAAAAATTTGGAATCGATGCACTAGTTGTTATCGGTGGTGATGGTTCTTACCACGGTGCATTGCGTCTAACAGAACATGGATACAACGCTGTTGGTTTGCCAGGTACAATTGACAACGATATTCCATACACAGATTTTACAATTGGTTTTGATACTGCTGTTTCAACAGTTATTGAATCAATCGATAAAATTCGTGATACAGCCACTTCCCATGAAAGAACTTTCGTTATTGAAGTTATGGGTAGAGGAGCTGGTGACATCGCCTTATGGTCTGGTGTTGCTGGTGGTGCCGAAGAAATTGTTGTTCCAGAACGTGAATTCGATGTTGCTGAAATCGCTGACCGTATCAAACGTGGTCGTGAAAAAGGTAAAAAGCATATGCTTGTTGTTTTGGCAGAAGGTGTTATGCACGCTGATGAATTCATGGAAAAACTTAATCAATATGGTGATTTCCAAGCTCGTGCTACTGTGCTAGGACATGTTCAACGTGGTGGTTCTCCAACTGCTCGTGATCGTGTATTGGCAAGTAAAATGGGTGCCTATGCTGTTGACTTGCTTGAAGAAGGCAAGGGTGGAGTTGCTATTGGTATCGAAAACAACCAGTTGACATACCATAACATGCTTGATTTATTTGATGGCAAGCACAAACCAGATCTTGATTTATATGATCTTAACAAATCATTGAGTAGATAATTTAGTTGTAAAAACTAAAAAAATTTGAAAAGAGGATTCTAATGAAAAGAACTAAAATCGTAAGTACACTTGGACCCGCAAGTAATGATGTCGAAACAATTACAAAATTAATCGAGGCCGGCGCTAACATTTTCCGTTTCAACTTCTCACATGGTGATCATGAAGAACATTTATCACGTATGAAGATGGTTCATGAAGCAGAAAAAATTACTGGCAAGACTGTTGGTATTGTTCTAGATACTAAGGGTGCTGAAATTCGTACTACACCTCAAGAAGGTAACAAGTTCGAAGCAAAAATTGGTCAAACAATCCGTATTTC encodes:
- the pfkA gene encoding 6-phosphofructokinase — encoded protein: MKRIGILTSGGDAPGMNAAIRAVTRRALDKGLEVFGINYGYAGLVAGDIFPLTASDVSDRIQRGGTFLYSARYPEFAQEEGQLKGIEQLKKFGIDALVVIGGDGSYHGALRLTEHGYNAVGLPGTIDNDIPYTDFTIGFDTAVSTVIESIDKIRDTATSHERTFVIEVMGRGAGDIALWSGVAGGAEEIVVPEREFDVAEIADRIKRGREKGKKHMLVVLAEGVMHADEFMEKLNQYGDFQARATVLGHVQRGGSPTARDRVLASKMGAYAVDLLEEGKGGVAIGIENNQLTYHNMLDLFDGKHKPDLDLYDLNKSLSR